The Streptomyces sp. NBC_01275 genome has a segment encoding these proteins:
- a CDS encoding sigma-70 family RNA polymerase sigma factor — MSVDGWDESLGDGDAEASGLTAPQVPSQGGRAGGPTAGGSAMRGPTAGGAAAGGPGVGGPAADPWQGSVPAQHDRREDGVLPPPRDLPPPDTDLIGRMRAGDDTAYEELYRRHADAVRRYARTCCRDAHTADDLTAEVFARMLQAVRGGSGPEYAVRAYLLTSVRRVAAGWTQSAKREQLVDDFAVFAAQSSRPSEASDSDTLDLGADVRAMHEAEQSMAMQAFRSLPERWQAVLWHTEVEDESPSEVAMLFGLDANGTRVLASRAREGLKQAYLQAHVSATLTSDEECARYADQLGTYARRRLRTRAERGLRKHLEECAKCRLAALQIEEVASSIPAVVPVAVIGWFGAAGYAKAVALIAGGAGAGAAGAAGAAAAASGGSSGGAGAGGGAAASEGLGAPVKAGIAAGVVAVAAAAIALALVGDDSPAKHAEAGPPASAPAPVVQPEDPTPTPSRTPKEPEPEPPVVVPAAAPTPIPTPIPTPTPRPTPTPPPTPAPTPTPRPTPTPTPTPTPTPTPTPPPALAVYPLSELSFDVNGDGTGPEIRLRDSSWVWQRGALSIADREYTRGVTVHGASSVTVALNRACTSYDALVGVDDLTLKLGKVAFSVYADGVRQWTSGTIEGGDPAVPVHVNLTGRKTVRLVVEPYSHFDALALADWAESKFTCS, encoded by the coding sequence ATGAGCGTTGACGGGTGGGACGAGTCACTCGGTGACGGTGACGCGGAGGCCTCGGGCCTGACCGCTCCGCAGGTGCCGAGTCAGGGCGGACGCGCGGGCGGGCCGACTGCGGGTGGGTCGGCGATGCGTGGGCCGACCGCCGGTGGGGCGGCTGCGGGTGGGCCTGGTGTGGGTGGGCCTGCTGCGGATCCGTGGCAGGGCAGCGTTCCGGCGCAGCACGACCGGCGCGAGGACGGCGTCCTGCCGCCGCCGCGCGACCTGCCGCCCCCCGACACCGACCTGATCGGCCGGATGCGCGCGGGCGACGACACGGCCTACGAGGAGCTGTACCGGCGTCACGCCGACGCCGTACGCCGTTACGCCCGCACCTGCTGCCGGGACGCTCACACCGCCGACGACCTCACCGCCGAGGTCTTCGCCCGCATGCTCCAGGCGGTGCGCGGCGGTTCGGGGCCCGAGTACGCCGTGCGCGCCTATCTGCTCACCTCCGTGCGCCGGGTGGCCGCCGGGTGGACGCAGTCGGCCAAGCGGGAGCAGCTCGTCGACGACTTCGCGGTGTTCGCCGCGCAGTCCTCCCGCCCGTCGGAGGCGTCCGACAGCGACACACTGGATCTGGGCGCCGACGTCCGCGCGATGCACGAGGCCGAGCAGTCCATGGCCATGCAGGCCTTCCGCTCGCTGCCCGAGCGCTGGCAGGCCGTGCTGTGGCACACCGAGGTCGAGGACGAGTCGCCGAGCGAGGTCGCGATGCTCTTCGGCCTCGACGCCAACGGCACACGCGTGCTCGCCAGCCGGGCCCGCGAGGGACTCAAGCAGGCCTACCTCCAGGCCCATGTCAGCGCCACCCTCACCAGCGACGAGGAGTGCGCCCGCTACGCCGACCAGCTCGGCACGTACGCCCGCCGCCGGCTGCGCACCCGTGCCGAACGCGGGCTTCGCAAGCATCTGGAGGAGTGCGCCAAGTGCCGGCTGGCCGCCCTGCAGATCGAGGAGGTCGCCAGCAGCATCCCCGCCGTCGTGCCGGTCGCGGTCATCGGCTGGTTCGGCGCCGCCGGGTACGCCAAGGCGGTCGCGCTCATCGCCGGGGGCGCCGGAGCGGGAGCGGCGGGCGCCGCGGGCGCGGCAGCGGCGGCGAGCGGCGGCTCCTCGGGCGGGGCCGGCGCGGGGGGCGGTGCGGCGGCCTCGGAGGGGCTGGGCGCACCGGTGAAGGCCGGGATCGCGGCCGGGGTGGTCGCGGTGGCGGCCGCGGCGATCGCCCTCGCTCTGGTCGGCGACGACAGCCCGGCCAAGCATGCGGAGGCCGGACCCCCGGCGTCCGCGCCGGCGCCGGTCGTGCAGCCCGAGGATCCGACGCCCACGCCGTCGCGTACGCCGAAGGAGCCCGAGCCGGAGCCCCCCGTGGTCGTCCCTGCCGCGGCCCCGACACCGATTCCCACCCCGATTCCCACCCCGACTCCGCGGCCGACGCCCACGCCTCCTCCCACACCCGCCCCGACCCCGACGCCCCGGCCGACGCCGACGCCCACTCCGACGCCCACCCCGACGCCGACGCCCACTCCCCCGCCGGCCCTGGCCGTCTACCCGCTGAGCGAACTGTCCTTCGACGTCAACGGCGACGGCACCGGGCCCGAGATCCGGCTCCGCGACAGCAGCTGGGTGTGGCAGCGGGGCGCGCTCTCCATCGCCGACCGGGAGTACACGCGCGGGGTGACCGTGCACGGCGCCTCCTCCGTGACCGTCGCCCTCAACCGCGCGTGCACCTCCTACGACGCGCTGGTGGGCGTCGACGACCTGACGCTGAAGCTCGGCAAGGTGGCCTTCTCCGTCTACGCCGACGGCGTCCGGCAGTGGACGTCCGGGACGATCGAGGGCGGGGATCCGGCCGTGCCCGTCCATGTGAACCTCACCGGCCGGAAGACCGTCCGCCTGGTGGTCGAGCCGTACAGCCACTTCGACGCGCTGGCGCTCGCGGACTGGGCCGAGTCGAAGTTCACGTGCTCGTAG